ATAAAAAGAGTAATTTATGTTTCCCCCATTATTTATGCTCTTTATTACCACTGAAAGTGAGCTGCAGGTCTCGTTGGGAGTGAGTCGAGCGCTGCCGTGCCAACGTCCTAAAGAGGCCGAGGAGAAAACAATCTAAATCTGGACCCCTGAGGTTTGGGATGAGGCCAGATTTGACAAGGCAGTCGGTCATAGCACTCTTAACAATCCtaaaaaacaatgaacacaCTGCAGTAGGCCCACCATCTGTTTGGGAGGAAGAATGTTGATTGGCTCTCAATGTGGTTAGTGAGACAGAATatgagctgctgttgttgccaACACATTTTGGTACTCATTTAGAGCAATTGTGCTGACAAAATCTTGGAATATAGTCATTTCTGCTTAAGACAGCACACCAAGATATATAGCATCAAAGGTCTTCAAATATCAACTAGGAGACATCCTATCAATTAAtctctctgttctttttgtgattatttactTGTAAAATGCAACTACAACCCAATGTCTTAAATTTCTTTGTTATTATCGATGCAACTGTTCAAAACctataaaaaattaaatttgcAATACCATAACAGACAAAGTAGcatatcctcacatttaagaagctggagtCCATGTGTTCTGTCGTACTGGGAATTACCacacaatatcaaaatatatacgAAATAAGAACTTTTATTCATAATATATTCATACTTGTacacaagtaaaataaaatgcatatctATGGTTCCATTGCAATCTCCATAAACAAATTGACAGCATTCTTTTGGTAAATGCTGCCCATAAACCCTTTCTGTCATGAAAATAGAACTAAAATGGGGGGGGAGGTTAAACATTTGcttttatgaacataaaaaacataacattacccaacaaatgcatcactttgaataaataatggGGAGAGATCGTTTATCTTCATTAAACCGACCCAAACATTCTTTGTGTGCGCTCTGTATCGGAtttcctgtatttgtttttttgtttttgtctttatttttttcatcttccgGTGGTCTGTCTAAGCAGTAAAAGCTTTTGAGAGGGAAAAAGGAAGGGGACTCCGGAGTGTAGCTTTGACACAGTACAGTTAAGTACATAGAGAACAAACAATTTTGGGCACCAATTCATTATATACATTAGATCTGTAGTGTTCTGTAAAGGCATccattttgttaaatgtacTTTAACGTCTTCATCATCATTGTTTTTCCTCGCCCACGTTGGGTCAACGCGACTCCTCGATTTTCAGTCACTGTCTGTTCTCGATGTCACTGCATCTTCGGTTATCATTGTCATGAGCATCAACAATCTTCAGTTCTGTGTTCAGAGTGATGTTAGAAGTCCTAAGACATGGCTAGAGATATCCAGATCATGGGAATGAAGAGAGGGCGCAGCATTTGCAGTGTAGAACCCCGGCTTTTGATGCAGTGGGCGTCTGATTTGGGCTTTTTGGaacacttctttttctttttgtttgacgCTGTAGATGACTCCAGATTGTCTATAAGATCAGGGTTTAGATTTTCCAAAGACTTGTCCAGGGTGTTGGACAAGGTTCCCAGTGGTCCGTCATTCTGCTTATTCTGGGTCTCATTTTTCGTTCGTTCCGGCTCCTTATATTTAGTCTTAGACATGTTCTCCTTTTCCTTGAGGGGGTTGTTGGTGATTTGGCGGCTCTTGCCAGACAGGATAGAGGACTTGTCGTTATCTCCAAGGCAACACCTGGGAACGGTGTCTCCGAGAGGATTTTCAGTTGAGGAGAATTTCCCACTCTGCCCCTTGGAGCTGAAGAGATTGGTCTGGATTTGAGGCGTCTCCACACAGCCCTCCAAATCTTCACTCTTCAGTCGTTTCAGGTCCTTCCCTGCCAGGAACTCAGGAACATTGCACTCCAACTCAGAGCTTGAACCTTTGAAACGTTTGAACCAGTCCCACAAGGTCCTCGCCCGGCAATCACAGATCCACTGGTTCCCGTTTAAACGCAAATATTGGAGAGACACCAGCGCGTCCATAGTCTCTCCTGTCAAGACAGTGAGATTGTTGAAGAACAAGAACAGGGATTTCAGCTTACCAAGATCAGTAAAAGCCCTAGGTTGGACAAAGATTACCCGGTTCTGGTGTAGCAGCAGCCGATCCAGATTGATTAAGCCTCGCAACATGTTGTCTGTTACTATCTTGATCTTGTTATTGTGCAGATAGAGATACGTGAGATTGGCAAGATCTAGAAAGGTGTCATCATGCAGGGTTAGAATGTAATTGTCCTGCAGGTAAAGGTACTGTAGGGAGAACATTCCTCGGAAAACCCCAACAGGGAGCTCTGACAGACCACACCTGTGCAGGTGGAGGGTGTGCAGCTTAGTTAAGCCACGGAAGGCTGTAGGGCTGATGGTGCGGAGGTTGCTGTTGTCCCCAATGTCCAGTTCCTCCAGCCTCTCCAAGCCGTAAAAGGCCCCTGCCTCGATGTAGCTGATGTTGTTGGAGTAGAGCCAGAGAACGGTAAGATTGTGGCAAGAGCTGAAGCTGGTGGACCTCACCACCGTCAGCTTGTTGCTCTGGAGGAATATCCGCTGGCTCCGCACGGGGATCTCAGTAGGGATGGAAAACAGTCCTTGTTGTTGGCAGGCCACAGTGGGCCTGGGCTCACTGTAGCACACACACTTGGCAGGGCAGCTGATAGTTTGAGGCACAAGGTTCAGCCACATCACCAGaaagaggagtcgcccccctgCAGAGATAGAGAAACACACATCAGTGGGTTAGAAAACAAGgtgtataaatatttaaaaaccacaGTTCTAATAAAGTCGCCAAAAATATGTGGAAATAGATGAATTAAGGTCAGGATGTAAAATGCATAACCCCCTTGAAAGAACAGAGTAAATTATAATCAGACAGCACAATTCGAGAATCAGTCTGAAATAAAGCATTAATGAGGTTATCATGTGTAGATAAACTAGATGTGCAGTTTttgatgggtttttttaaacattaaggATGTGTAAGCAATATCCAATATGCACAATTTAAGCCAGTGACACAGCACACACCATTATgtcacataaacaacaacatccaAATCATTTCATGTGATGTTAAGCACATTAATATAGAATAGAGAATCCTAAACATAGccgtgattcttttttttcaatggtGATGTTATTTAGGTCTGGGGACACATTTCCTCCCTGCTGTTTCTGCTGATGTGAGGACCTAAAACAGCTGAAGAGAGTCCTGTGAAGGCTGACTCATTTCAAATTGGGTGGGTGGCTTTTATGTGGAATTAGCTTGCTTTAATAGGGCGAACATGACGAATGGTGTTTCAGCATTCCTGAGGTTGGCATTTAGCCTGACTCTGGGAGATAAGCTTTCATGCCAGGCTAAGAGATTGACGCCTGGGGCCAAGGTGGAAAGAGGGCTATGGAGGCCCCATAGGATGAGGAAAATTAGATGATGTGTGGCAGCACTCAGGGCAAGGCCCGTAAAGATCCTTGGATGTGTTCGCCTGAAGGCAaccatgttttaaaacaaagcgTATTCTGCATTTGCTCGTATTAATTATTTCTGCTTGTCCTCTGCCACGGATCAGCTCCCGACGCAGAGCACGATGGGTATAGCGGGCTGGATTATCACACGTGAATGATCACTTCTGACATCACATTGTAGGTGCAGTTAAGGTAAAAAGGGAGTGCATCTATTGGGGCTCACAGTCCCCTTTATGGAGAGATGATGGTGTCAAAGTGTCACGGGCACTACTAGGAGCGGCATATAATGGCAGGTACTCCTTCAAATCTGCTACAGCTCCTGTCCTTACTCAGGATTTCCAATCTCTGCTCCCATGCACATGTGAGGAATCCCAGGCTTGCAGGTTTGACAGGTAGCGAGGCTCTGGAAAATACACGAGCCTTTACTCAGCCCTCCGCCCCATCCCCACTCTCCCTTCTCTCATTCCCCCTGCAATGTGTTGTGGTGCAGCTCATCTCTGGACCTTGTTAAACGGAGCTCTGGTGTGGCCTGACAGCAGCCCTCTGCTGCACTTTCCTTCCAATCTCCCTGCTCAGCCGTCAGACTGCCACCGGAAAGCTGTCAAGACTTTCCACTCTTTCTGCATCGCAGCACTTTTTCCCTCAGCACTGCCTAACAATAGCCATATTTTATCGCACAGCACGCTTCGTGTATCTCCTCTGccgtcttcatttttttcccacttctGCTGTCTATTCATTAACAGGCTATTTCCACCCACGCGGTGCATGGCAAAGCCTAGTTTCCTTAGCTCTCATCTGTTGAGTGACAGCATAAGCCCCACAATGTCATCAACTCCATCccaattattttttcttcactaACAGCGTCTTGTCATCTGCATCACGCTGATTGCATTACCAGATGTTGAACACATATACTTGACATCTTTGTAATATGTCACTCTTTCATTATCACATTTATGCGAATAACCTGGGCATGACTTCACAGTTACACCTCTCACCTTCCTCTCTAGAGATTTGTATCCAACTGCTGATGTAAGAGCTGTGTTCACACCATTGATCTGTCAACAATGTTGGTCTTCCATctttttatcatcatcatcactgcttCCTTGTCTTTGCCCCAAATCTAAATCGTTGCAAAGATTACACAGCATACTGTTTAGCTGTTTGTAGACACAAacttaaatatcttaaaatacaGCAACAAGGTAGTGGTTGCAAAAAATCCATTCCTTATCGTCTTCTGCCAGCTTTGGTTTCAACACTTAATCTTCCCCTATCTGCTGTGTCAAAACATGGCTCCGAGCTCTGCCTTCCTGTTTCAGAGTTTGCCGGCGGCCTCTCTTCTGAGAGCTATATTATTGTACAGTAGCAATCATCACTCTGTTTAAGAGCAGACAAgcctctttgtttcctcccGACTGACACTGTGGCCCCTTCAGCTTTGAGTAAAG
This sequence is a window from Anoplopoma fimbria isolate UVic2021 breed Golden Eagle Sablefish chromosome 13, Afim_UVic_2022, whole genome shotgun sequence. Protein-coding genes within it:
- the rtn4r gene encoding reticulon-4 receptor codes for the protein MPKIRGCPWALLYRSPADTSHEEPGTLQNPKVGHSFLLLCGLESAISCPAKCVCYSEPRPTVACQQQGLFSIPTEIPVRSQRIFLQSNKLTVVRSTSFSSCHNLTVLWLYSNNISYIEAGAFYGLERLEELDIGDNSNLRTISPTAFRGLTKLHTLHLHRCGLSELPVGVFRGMFSLQYLYLQDNYILTLHDDTFLDLANLTYLYLHNNKIKIVTDNMLRGLINLDRLLLHQNRVIFVQPRAFTDLGKLKSLFLFFNNLTVLTGETMDALVSLQYLRLNGNQWICDCRARTLWDWFKRFKGSSSELECNVPEFLAGKDLKRLKSEDLEGCVETPQIQTNLFSSKGQSGKFSSTENPLGDTVPRCCLGDNDKSSILSGKSRQITNNPLKEKENMSKTKYKEPERTKNETQNKQNDGPLGTLSNTLDKSLENLNPDLIDNLESSTASNKKKKKCSKKPKSDAHCIKSRGSTLQMLRPLFIPMIWISLAMS